From Aptenodytes patagonicus chromosome 1, bAptPat1.pri.cur, whole genome shotgun sequence, one genomic window encodes:
- the KLHL34 gene encoding kelch-like protein 34, whose amino-acid sequence MSYFLSYCKAHCTAVLAQYQTLRSEGFLCDILLKVKENEFPAHKSLLACSSDYFRAMFKSYTRESKASVIHLQVVSPTGLQHVLDFIYTSLLPLSFESLEDTLEAASYLQVTDAIGLCNQYLVNNLALENCCFSANVARKFYLPDALAATEKYIVNNLWKLLDLDLTGLLELNFRSLLAAVESPDLPMVKETHLLNLVLLWLKQDKSRLVHASSLLEHIRYGLIPVEELRKTYTQSEVPLSAGIKCLIIKAINYHTSVFKQPVLQDKSTTLRNQKTRIILLGGGTASEGLVTDVVAFDVYNHKWRALTQVQDRVQNHSVCVVENFLYVLGGEIESAAPGDAKTEKILSVTNKVHRYDPRFNTWTQITGMLEKRCQFSCCVLGKDIFAIGGRGEDGSLHSSVEVYSISRDRWTKAGELPCKIHGHASAICKNTIYISGGKYSDPANTSKDVYSLSSLEGQWMKLAPMSIARFGHQMATIREAIFTFLGLYEPFSEIERYDPDQNQWTRLRPLMYDRFCYGLAVVEETALLIGGKKWQNSQEVPTQDVVGYDIDNDGWEEICKAPLPWCGLQCAVLQLPELADERDGNSQQKRPPNY is encoded by the coding sequence ATGAGCTACTTCCTGTCCTACTGCAAAGCGCACTGCACCGCCGTGCTCGCCCAGTACCAGACCCTGAGATCAGAGGGCTTTCTGTGCGATATTTTGCTGAAAGTGAAGGAAAATGAGTTTCCTGCACACAAGTCCTTGTTGGCGTGCTCCAGCGACTATTTCCGAGCCATGTTCAAAAGTTATACCCGAGAGTCTAAGGCCAGTGTAATTCACCTGCAAGTTGTCTCACCCACCGGTCTCCAGCATGTCCTGGATTTCATTTACACTTCCTTGTTGCCTCTTTCCTTTGAAAGCTTGGAGGATACCTTGGAAGCTGCAAGCTACTTGCAAGTGACTGATGCTATTGGCTTGTGCAATCAGTACTTAGTTAACAATCTTGCCTTGGAAAACTGCTGCTTCTCCGCCAACGTGGCCAGGAAGTTCTACCTGCCGGATGCCTtagcagcaacagaaaaatacattgtcAATAACCTTTGGAAGCTGCTGGACTTGGATTTGACAGGACTGCTCGAGCTGAACTTCAGGTCTTTGCTAGCAGCGGTTGAATCACCAGATCTCCCCATGGTGAAAGAAACCCACCTGCTGAATCTTGTGCTGCTGTGGTTGAAGCAGGATAAATCCAGGCTGGTTCACGCAAGCAGCCTTTTAGAGCACATAAGGTACGGCCTCATCCCCGTGGAAGAGCTGAGAAAAACCTACACACAGTCAGAAGTGCCCCTCTCCGCAGGTATTAAGTGCTTGATCATTAAAGCAATAAATTACCATACATCTGTTTTCAAACAGCCTGTCCTGCAGGATAAGTCCACCACGCTGAGGAACCAGAAAACTCGGATCATTCTGCTAGGGGGAGGGACAGCAAGCGAGGGACTCGTCACTGATGTGGTGGCCTTCGACGTTTACAATCACAAATGGCGAGCTCTCACGCAGGTGCAGGACAGGGTGCAGAACCACAGCGTGTGCGTGGTGGAGAACTTCCTCTACGTCTTGGGTGGGGAAATCGAAAGTGCTGCCCCGGGTGATGCTAAAACCGAAAAGATCTTATCGGTTACGAACAAGGTCCATCGTTATGATCCGAGATTTAACACGTGGACCCAAATCACGGGCATGCTGGAAAAGAGATGCCAGTTTTCTTGTTGTGTCCTAGGCAAGGATATCTTTGCCATTGGTGGAAGGGGTGAGGATGGGTCGCTGCATTCGTCTGTGGAAGTCTACAGCATCAGCAGGGACAGATGGACGAAGGCCGGGGAATTGCCATGCAAGAtacatggccatgccagtgccATCTGCAAGAATACTATATACATCTCGGGCGGCAAGTACTCAGACCCAGCCAACACAAGCAAGGACGTATATTCTCTGAGCTCGCTTGAAGGGCAGTGGATGAAACTAGCCCCCATGAGCATTGCTCGGTTTGGGCATCAGATGGCAACAATCAGAGAAGCCATATTCACCTTTTTAGGATTATATGAACCATTCTCTGAAATAGAAAGATACGACCCTGATCAAAACCAATGGACTCGGTTAAGACCACTGATGTATGATCGATTTTGCTATGGCCTGGCAGTGGTAGAGGAAACGGCTCTTCTTATCGGGGGAAAGAAATGGCAAAACTCACAGGAAGTCCCCACGCAAGACGTGGTTGGCTATGACATCGACAATGATGGCTGGGAAGAGATCTGCAAAGCCCCCTTGCCTTGGTGTGGGCTGCAGTGCGCGGTGCTGCAACTCCCTGAACTGGCCGACGAGCGGGACGGCAACAGCCAGCAGAAGAGGCCGCCAAACTATTGA